In Sebaldella termitidis ATCC 33386, one DNA window encodes the following:
- a CDS encoding CarD family transcriptional regulator: protein MYKVNDTVLYNTHGVCKIVGISEKDFGGNHTSCYALKPVYRDKSMVFIPVNSNNALSKMHRILSADQIYSLIKALPAEYPVWIQDKDQRKEYYEKVLLGEDREELIILIKTLHVYHQSLLDQGKKMHAADRYFMKEAEKKLHEEFAYVLNIKPDEVIPFITEQIKVDEKDDI, encoded by the coding sequence ATGTATAAAGTTAATGATACAGTTTTGTACAACACACATGGTGTGTGTAAAATCGTAGGGATTTCAGAGAAAGATTTTGGCGGAAATCATACTTCGTGCTATGCTCTCAAACCCGTTTACCGTGATAAATCCATGGTTTTTATCCCTGTAAACAGCAATAATGCACTGTCAAAAATGCACCGTATTCTGTCAGCAGATCAGATATATTCTTTAATTAAGGCTCTTCCCGCGGAATATCCCGTTTGGATTCAGGACAAGGACCAACGAAAGGAATATTACGAAAAAGTTTTATTGGGAGAGGACAGGGAAGAACTGATCATACTGATAAAAACACTTCATGTTTATCATCAGTCGCTGTTAGACCAAGGTAAAAAAATGCATGCAGCTGACCGATATTTTATGAAGGAAGCAGAAAAAAAGCTTCATGAAGAATTTGCATATGTTCTGAACATCAAGCCTGATGAGGTAATTCCTTTTATTACTGAGCAAATAAAAGTTGATGAAAAGGACGATATCTAA
- a CDS encoding autotransporter domain-containing protein, with translation MKVNKKMLTMLALNILAVMPAIAGESKTDRLYNNIVKNIQTGKSNNSNYKLIENILKQKNKDLKDLYLQGNYVEKPEYLEWQIFFSGFYEEYNNGKDNTGENAEYNSKTSGYYDANGNYVLTEHSVNGIPVKPYAEAQDGKYINLGINIQVKEVVKDVLTLNPSPVVPVNLALSIGNVSVPVIGSIAPVNVPQFSITQPNINITTPAGINIVIPSLSAYTNWTSITGAQWANNTQYGNVNLTSPSYKTSDGINAIAQYTISGDYYADSDTIMYVDVSQTRAVTVDLTEDLGKPSSNVYTTFTNYGKIYLTALSTAGLEIQSDNRGEHPTLKNSGLIEGQNKTQVGMIFTPEGSTDINATYIMENTSSGQIIMGGNDSSGMAVNKMGARPLFLINALNTGLIETRGLNNYGIALDLNNLNSASSILNKGIINVKGDKSGGIVLKGSIGNTDDNVVNKGNINVTSSTSFGIYSNVSDTKYVNEGNIDLTSAANSIGLRNEGGLLKNGSNGIINLTNGTNNIGLYSTDGTTENNGKIIISNGTDNIGIYAKGSGTSVVNSGEINAVSSGKIKGIAVTDNADITNTKDIKLNGQSGSVGIYASNYGTFTSSGTGDVDIKVSGTDSVGIYSENNGLVAVNGNIEAADNAINLYASNGKILLTDAALTTKANSLLFYMTNNGKFSLTNTQADIENSGAAFYYDASSLGAITSGIMSGYISNMFLSGSNSVLNMSQDSILVSVNNAAVNLSNLPDLRTTLGSVGINVSGTGYKSYLLYKSNLTVDQNANLDTDILGTIGLSATGVVNNSEITGTLADKKAIAVENEDLSAKSAVTITNNNSIILSGNNSMGIYTNYGIINNSSGKIIKLTGDNSVGLYATNGTSVQNSGDIYINGAGIYATSYKADGVSQTFGDGKTSIVNSGTVTSGSKANSVGIYSRNNSGGTVSSNDFTLDLSSGEINMTGSSGGTAVYAEKTKVTDSGSTISVGEKGIALYAKDSDVTLNGSVINLLGDNAIGFYLEGGTAFNGTGTINIDGKNIILMIPGASTTVSNNFTVGTVTSGSTYTLNAMVDSIYTYTGTAALESNGTLINGVRTAAYIGNPGGVYANPGAENIGAIVLNGQYTAGGTLPAGMSAGVDGENAGTVILGNASAGLYGTNGTRLGNTGTIQVNDNSGAIITSGSGSLGQNSGFISIGANSQAIYVKNGDTVNNMAFGSIESAGQKAVGLFADTVNTVVNDGYINMTGANSMGIYTAGANSTSITNNGAVTIGASSDPDNPSIGIYSSSSSVINNNGSIASGENSVGIYSNNGTVNQNGALNVGTNGIGLYLSGGAANITSNASFSLGTNAAGVYAENAGISNASNMSVNNNSYGFVLTNSAFSNTANNVSLGTNSVFVYAGGGTNINNGNIIMNGSDNIAFYTFDGARVENYGTITGTAGTANVGIYNKGGSVLNDVSGVISVGDSILANEEYAVGIYGVNSAISNSGTIYAGSGAVGIAAEGGRAENTGNITAVGTQSIGMYTEGGIIVNETGGLITVSGKDAIGMAGKGSGSQIINNGIINVTGNNSKGIYGVEGATVINNGKIYAAGSNAAGIVLDSKSTLVVSGTGEIITNSIAAGNSYREMTAYDTPEIINSGVIQVLEKFETDGLKVTIKVDPSSMTTPETSVVSSGGYDNVDMDAEYLISNAVKIKAPSFSISNAMEITADYALGTNLNKYKLEDVLVSGSNVAANSSDIAVKSRSLTWEATPVTNSKGNIDIWMTRISYSKFTDGLWYEDFGRTLDEKYTSAGNDDALKIYDKIDLIENEVDFRHVMGSMAGNIYANINQREEDITGAFENTLQLLQNSENNTKENVKLGVIAGKGKNKEETDGVAGYDYTTTGILALREVERTYKHTFGYSLGYTHTGFEFQDGNESEEWVDTIQLGVHNKYKTNGWALRNDFTGRASIHNTDRNIDWPSPNNRSEMNGTYETYSVTSDNILGKEIELSKNVSLMPYGAFRLMYVTRPSFSESGLEALEIEGNDVWSVKPGAGLELNGKVSLGRNWQLKGTLDFLYEYELADMNVREKAKLNAIEDGYHKLSKPQDENGIFSTKAAVGLEAADRYGIFLTGEYKTGNNSKNDYRTGVVLKAVF, from the coding sequence ATGAAAGTGAATAAAAAAATGCTTACGATGCTGGCATTAAATATTTTAGCGGTAATGCCGGCAATAGCCGGTGAAAGTAAAACAGACAGACTGTACAACAATATAGTAAAAAATATTCAAACCGGCAAATCGAATAACAGTAATTATAAATTAATAGAAAATATTTTGAAACAAAAGAATAAAGATCTGAAAGATTTGTATCTACAGGGGAATTATGTAGAAAAACCCGAGTATCTGGAATGGCAGATATTTTTTTCAGGTTTTTATGAAGAATATAATAACGGAAAAGATAATACCGGAGAAAATGCAGAATATAATTCAAAAACGTCAGGATACTATGATGCGAACGGCAATTATGTTCTGACGGAACATTCAGTTAACGGAATACCCGTAAAGCCTTATGCGGAAGCACAGGATGGGAAATATATTAATTTAGGAATCAATATACAGGTAAAAGAAGTTGTTAAAGATGTTCTGACTCTGAATCCGTCTCCTGTCGTACCGGTAAATCTGGCTCTCAGTATAGGGAATGTTTCCGTACCTGTAATAGGAAGCATAGCACCGGTAAATGTGCCGCAGTTCAGTATTACACAGCCGAATATTAATATTACGACTCCGGCAGGAATAAATATTGTGATTCCTTCACTTTCCGCATATACAAACTGGACAAGCATAACAGGTGCCCAGTGGGCGAATAATACACAATATGGGAATGTTAATCTGACTTCGCCGAGTTATAAGACCAGTGATGGAATTAATGCCATAGCACAGTATACAATATCGGGAGATTATTATGCTGATTCAGATACAATAATGTATGTAGATGTATCACAGACGAGAGCAGTGACTGTAGATCTTACTGAAGATCTCGGAAAACCTTCCAGTAATGTTTATACGACTTTTACCAATTACGGAAAAATATATCTGACTGCTTTAAGCACAGCAGGACTGGAGATTCAGAGCGATAACAGAGGAGAGCACCCTACTCTGAAAAATTCAGGTTTAATAGAAGGACAGAATAAAACTCAGGTTGGGATGATATTCACCCCAGAGGGGTCCACTGATATAAATGCAACCTATATAATGGAGAATACTTCCAGCGGTCAAATAATAATGGGCGGGAATGATTCATCCGGAATGGCTGTAAATAAAATGGGAGCAAGACCGCTTTTCCTTATTAATGCACTTAACACAGGCCTGATAGAAACCAGAGGACTGAATAACTACGGAATAGCTTTGGATTTAAATAATCTGAATTCAGCTTCTAGTATTCTTAATAAAGGAATAATAAATGTAAAAGGAGACAAATCAGGCGGAATTGTACTGAAAGGGTCTATTGGCAATACTGATGATAATGTAGTAAATAAAGGAAATATAAATGTAACATCATCAACTTCATTCGGGATTTATTCAAATGTAAGTGATACAAAATATGTAAATGAGGGAAATATAGATCTGACTTCTGCCGCTAATTCAATCGGCTTAAGAAATGAAGGCGGATTATTAAAAAACGGCAGTAATGGAATAATAAATCTGACAAACGGAACAAATAATATAGGACTTTATTCAACAGACGGAACGACAGAAAATAATGGGAAAATAATAATTTCCAATGGAACAGATAATATAGGAATATATGCTAAAGGTTCAGGTACCTCAGTAGTCAACAGCGGAGAAATTAATGCAGTTTCTTCAGGAAAGATAAAAGGGATTGCTGTAACTGACAATGCTGATATAACAAATACTAAAGATATCAAGCTAAACGGACAGTCGGGATCTGTCGGTATATATGCATCAAATTACGGGACTTTTACTTCTTCAGGTACGGGAGATGTGGATATCAAAGTATCAGGTACAGATTCAGTCGGGATATATTCCGAAAATAACGGGCTTGTTGCTGTAAACGGAAATATAGAAGCAGCAGACAATGCAATAAATTTATATGCTTCAAACGGAAAAATTCTTTTGACAGATGCTGCTTTAACCACAAAAGCAAACTCTCTGTTATTTTATATGACAAATAACGGGAAATTTTCTTTGACAAATACACAGGCAGACATAGAGAACTCCGGAGCAGCCTTTTATTATGATGCTTCTTCATTAGGGGCCATAACTTCAGGAATAATGTCCGGATATATTTCAAATATGTTTTTATCCGGTTCTAATTCTGTTTTGAATATGTCTCAGGATTCCATACTTGTGTCTGTCAATAATGCAGCTGTGAATTTGAGCAATCTGCCGGATTTAAGAACAACACTTGGCTCTGTGGGAATAAATGTATCGGGAACTGGTTACAAAAGCTATCTGTTATATAAAAGTAACCTGACTGTAGATCAAAATGCAAATTTAGATACTGATATACTGGGAACTATAGGACTTTCAGCAACCGGTGTGGTTAATAACAGTGAGATAACGGGAACTCTTGCAGATAAAAAGGCAATAGCTGTAGAAAATGAAGATCTATCTGCAAAAAGTGCCGTAACTATTACAAATAATAATTCCATAATATTGAGCGGGAATAATTCCATGGGAATTTATACAAATTATGGAATAATAAATAACAGCAGCGGTAAAATTATAAAATTAACCGGAGATAATTCCGTAGGATTATACGCTACAAACGGAACAAGTGTACAAAACTCGGGAGATATCTATATCAACGGAGCTGGAATTTACGCTACATCATATAAAGCAGACGGGGTAAGCCAGACTTTTGGCGACGGAAAGACCTCTATAGTGAATTCCGGAACAGTTACAAGCGGTTCAAAGGCTAATTCTGTCGGAATATATTCCAGAAATAATTCAGGTGGAACAGTTTCATCCAATGATTTTACACTGGATTTATCTTCCGGAGAAATAAACATGACAGGTTCATCAGGAGGAACAGCTGTTTATGCAGAAAAAACAAAAGTAACAGACAGTGGCTCGACGATAAGTGTAGGTGAAAAAGGAATAGCTTTGTACGCGAAAGATAGTGATGTAACTTTAAACGGATCTGTAATTAATCTGCTGGGGGACAATGCAATAGGCTTTTATCTGGAAGGAGGAACAGCTTTTAACGGAACGGGAACTATAAATATCGACGGTAAGAACATAATTTTGATGATACCCGGAGCCAGCACAACTGTTTCAAATAACTTTACTGTAGGGACTGTAACATCGGGCTCTACATATACACTAAATGCCATGGTTGACAGTATATATACATATACAGGGACAGCTGCCTTAGAAAGCAACGGAACTCTGATAAACGGAGTAAGAACAGCTGCTTATATAGGCAATCCGGGAGGTGTTTATGCTAACCCTGGAGCAGAAAATATAGGAGCAATTGTATTAAACGGGCAGTATACTGCCGGAGGAACACTGCCGGCCGGAATGAGTGCAGGGGTAGACGGTGAGAATGCAGGAACTGTTATTTTAGGAAATGCATCTGCCGGATTATACGGAACAAACGGAACAAGACTTGGTAATACAGGAACAATTCAGGTAAATGATAATTCCGGTGCCATAATTACATCCGGATCAGGTTCTCTTGGACAAAACAGCGGATTTATCAGCATTGGTGCGAATTCACAGGCTATATATGTAAAGAACGGGGATACTGTTAATAATATGGCTTTTGGAAGTATTGAGAGTGCAGGACAAAAAGCTGTCGGACTGTTTGCTGATACAGTAAATACCGTTGTTAATGACGGGTATATAAATATGACAGGTGCAAATTCCATGGGAATTTATACAGCAGGAGCTAACAGCACCTCAATAACCAATAATGGCGCTGTTACAATCGGGGCTTCTTCTGATCCTGATAATCCTTCCATAGGAATATACAGCAGCTCGTCATCTGTAATTAACAATAACGGCAGTATAGCTTCCGGAGAAAACTCTGTAGGGATATATAGTAATAACGGGACGGTAAATCAAAACGGAGCCTTGAATGTCGGAACGAACGGGATAGGTCTATATCTTTCAGGGGGAGCAGCCAATATAACCAGTAATGCTTCGTTCAGTCTAGGGACTAATGCAGCAGGGGTTTATGCTGAAAATGCAGGTATTTCAAATGCTTCAAATATGAGTGTAAATAATAACAGTTACGGCTTTGTACTAACGAACAGTGCATTTTCAAATACAGCTAATAATGTGTCTCTTGGAACAAATTCCGTTTTCGTATATGCAGGCGGCGGAACGAATATTAATAACGGTAATATAATAATGAACGGTTCAGATAATATAGCTTTTTATACTTTTGACGGTGCAAGAGTAGAAAACTATGGTACCATAACAGGAACTGCAGGAACAGCTAATGTTGGAATATATAATAAAGGCGGTTCGGTTTTAAATGATGTTTCCGGAGTAATCTCCGTCGGTGATTCAATCCTTGCAAATGAAGAATATGCTGTGGGAATTTATGGAGTAAACTCTGCCATTAGTAATTCCGGGACAATATATGCGGGCTCTGGAGCTGTAGGTATAGCAGCAGAAGGTGGAAGAGCAGAAAACACAGGGAATATTACAGCAGTAGGAACTCAGTCTATAGGAATGTATACCGAAGGTGGAATTATAGTTAATGAAACCGGCGGTTTGATTACTGTTTCCGGAAAAGATGCCATCGGTATGGCCGGAAAAGGCAGCGGATCACAAATAATAAATAACGGTATCATAAATGTAACGGGAAATAATTCCAAAGGGATATACGGAGTAGAAGGAGCCACAGTTATAAATAACGGAAAAATTTATGCGGCGGGGAGTAATGCAGCAGGAATTGTTTTAGACAGCAAATCAACCCTTGTAGTTTCCGGAACTGGAGAAATAATAACTAACAGTATAGCAGCAGGAAACAGCTATAGAGAAATGACAGCATACGACACTCCGGAAATAATCAACTCAGGAGTAATACAGGTATTGGAAAAATTTGAAACTGACGGACTAAAGGTTACTATAAAAGTAGATCCTTCTTCTATGACAACGCCGGAAACTTCGGTTGTTTCATCCGGAGGGTACGATAATGTTGATATGGATGCTGAATATTTAATATCTAATGCGGTAAAAATAAAGGCACCTTCATTCAGCATAAGTAATGCTATGGAAATAACAGCTGATTATGCTCTAGGAACAAATTTGAACAAATATAAACTGGAGGATGTCCTTGTTTCGGGCAGTAATGTAGCGGCTAATTCTTCTGATATTGCCGTAAAAAGCAGATCATTAACCTGGGAAGCCACTCCTGTGACTAATTCCAAGGGAAATATCGATATATGGATGACCAGAATTTCTTATTCAAAATTTACTGACGGACTTTGGTATGAGGATTTTGGAAGAACTCTTGATGAAAAATATACTTCTGCAGGAAATGATGATGCTTTGAAAATATATGATAAAATTGATCTTATAGAAAATGAAGTAGATTTCAGACATGTAATGGGAAGTATGGCAGGCAATATATATGCTAATATAAATCAGAGAGAAGAAGATATAACAGGAGCATTTGAAAATACATTACAATTATTGCAGAATTCAGAAAATAATACAAAAGAAAATGTAAAGCTGGGTGTAATAGCAGGAAAAGGTAAGAACAAAGAGGAAACAGACGGAGTTGCAGGCTATGATTATACAACGACAGGAATACTGGCTCTGCGTGAAGTAGAAAGAACATATAAACATACCTTTGGTTATTCTTTGGGTTATACTCACACAGGATTTGAATTCCAGGACGGAAATGAAAGTGAGGAATGGGTAGATACAATACAGCTTGGAGTACATAATAAATATAAGACAAACGGCTGGGCGCTAAGAAATGATTTTACGGGAAGAGCAAGTATTCATAATACAGACAGAAATATAGACTGGCCGTCACCGAATAACAGATCAGAAATGAATGGAACGTATGAGACATACAGTGTAACAAGTGACAATATACTTGGAAAAGAAATAGAGCTCAGTAAAAATGTAAGCCTAATGCCTTACGGCGCATTCAGATTAATGTATGTGACAAGACCGTCATTCAGTGAAAGCGGTCTTGAGGCTTTGGAAATAGAAGGAAATGATGTGTGGAGTGTGAAGCCCGGAGCAGGTCTGGAACTGAACGGGAAAGTATCATTAGGAAGAAACTGGCAGTTAAAGGGAACTCTTGATTTTTTATATGAATATGAACTTGCTGATATGAATGTAAGAGAAAAAGCAAAGCTGAATGCAATAGAGGACGGATATCACAAGTTATCAAAGCCACAGGATGAAAACGGAATATTCAGTACAAAAGCAGCTGTGGGATTGGAAGCAGCAGACAGATACGGAATATTTCTGACAGGGGAGTATAAAACAGGCAATAACAGTAAAAATGACTACAGAACAGGTGTGGTATTAAAAGCGGTGTTTTAA
- a CDS encoding TetR/AcrR family transcriptional regulator, giving the protein MNREDAIKMTLEVIKEKKLENSSIGEIVKKMDISPGNLYYHFKSKNELYREVLEYSINEIADSLDKVKLDINKKNNLFQLTEKLIRFLEKREDILFFLITMKGSSYLEKKSNSRDLLLNFKNMLVNQDLNTEHEKRIALKLNMFLGSVYEVLYENKLLKKRNLTSAEINEIYLSFWGNEGKEDNGI; this is encoded by the coding sequence ATGAATAGAGAAGATGCTATAAAAATGACATTGGAGGTAATAAAAGAGAAGAAACTTGAGAATTCCTCAATAGGTGAGATAGTAAAAAAAATGGATATAAGTCCGGGGAATTTATATTATCATTTTAAAAGTAAAAATGAGTTATATAGAGAGGTGCTGGAATATTCGATTAATGAAATAGCAGATAGTCTGGATAAGGTAAAATTGGATATAAACAAAAAAAATAATTTATTTCAGCTGACTGAGAAGCTAATCAGATTTTTGGAAAAAAGAGAAGATATATTATTTTTTTTAATAACTATGAAAGGAAGCAGCTATCTGGAAAAAAAATCAAATTCAAGAGATCTTCTGCTGAATTTTAAAAATATGCTGGTAAATCAGGATTTGAACACTGAGCATGAAAAAAGAATAGCATTAAAACTGAATATGTTTTTAGGTTCGGTATACGAAGTATTATATGAAAATAAATTATTAAAAAAAAGAAATCTGACTTCTGCGGAAATAAATGAAATTTATCTCTCTTTTTGGGGAAATGAAGGTAAAGAAGACAATGGAATATGA